Proteins co-encoded in one Candidatus Nomurabacteria bacterium genomic window:
- a CDS encoding triose-phosphate isomerase — protein MKKTVPLVAGNWKLNPVSLADAVALGQAVVKKVKKTAESYVAIAPSFPHLAEVGKKVAKSAVALAAQDVSIEPMGAFTGEVSILQLKDLGVTYVILGHSERRAMGETDESVRNKAKVVLKHKLTPIVCIGERERDEQGNFFTFVESQLRALAEVLTPAEMKKVVIAYEPIWAIGTGNTATPDDVKEMQLFIESTLTKLYDRATARKVRLLYGGSVKPGNAAELHAVGDMQGFLVGGASLKADDFAAIIKAVS, from the coding sequence ATGAAAAAAACCGTACCACTTGTGGCAGGTAACTGGAAACTTAATCCTGTTTCGCTTGCCGACGCCGTAGCCCTCGGGCAAGCCGTAGTCAAGAAAGTTAAAAAGACCGCAGAGTCATATGTAGCAATTGCGCCATCGTTCCCGCATCTTGCGGAAGTGGGCAAAAAGGTGGCTAAATCAGCTGTGGCGCTCGCCGCACAAGATGTGTCAATCGAGCCAATGGGAGCGTTTACTGGGGAGGTGTCGATTTTACAGCTGAAAGATCTCGGAGTGACGTACGTTATTCTTGGACATTCAGAGCGTCGCGCCATGGGTGAAACAGATGAGTCTGTGCGCAATAAGGCAAAGGTGGTTTTGAAGCATAAGCTTACCCCAATCGTATGTATTGGTGAACGAGAGCGTGACGAGCAAGGAAATTTCTTTACGTTTGTGGAGTCGCAGTTGCGTGCGCTCGCAGAAGTGCTTACGCCGGCTGAGATGAAAAAGGTAGTGATTGCCTATGAACCGATCTGGGCGATTGGTACTGGGAACACTGCCACCCCGGACGATGTAAAAGAAATGCAGCTGTTTATCGAATCAACGCTCACCAAGCTCTATGACCGCGCAACGGCGCGTAAGGTGCGATTGCTCTATGGTGGCTCAGTCAAGCCAGGAAATGCTGCAGAGCTTCATGCAGTGGGTGATATGCAAGGCTTCTTGGTGGGTGGTGCCAGTCTTAAGGCGGATGATTTTGCGGCAATTATTAAAGCAGTAAGTTAA
- a CDS encoding phosphoglycerate kinase, producing the protein MRTVTEAGDLKGKYVVLRSSLNIPLKDGVVQNHLRLERALPTMRYLKEQGAKTIVIAHVGREPEESLKPVHAELEKYLGVHWGGDIFSEDFTQRRAVMGNGDILLMENTRQHEGETENDAEFAAALAALGEVYVNDAFAAAHREHASTYGVAKLLPCYAGLTLAEEVTQLRKVMQPASPSLFLLGGAKFETKMPLIEKYLKLYDYVFIGGALANDIFKARGFEVGKSMVSDVSLKDAPFLNDSKLLVPIDVIVDGPNGRAVKSLEQVEAEDSILDCGPMTIDMLATYVEKAATILWNGPFGAYEMGYTQSTEITARHIAAADGFSVVGGGDTVAAVEKLHINELFGFVSIGGGSMLTLLEQGSTPAIDLLE; encoded by the coding sequence ATGCGAACAGTTACGGAAGCGGGTGATTTGAAAGGAAAGTATGTGGTGCTACGTTCATCACTTAATATTCCGCTCAAGGACGGCGTGGTGCAAAATCACCTCCGACTTGAGCGAGCATTGCCGACGATGCGCTACCTTAAGGAACAGGGCGCGAAGACGATTGTAATTGCGCATGTCGGACGCGAACCAGAAGAAAGTCTCAAGCCTGTGCATGCGGAGCTTGAAAAATATCTGGGCGTGCATTGGGGCGGTGATATTTTCAGCGAAGATTTTACGCAGCGTCGAGCAGTGATGGGTAATGGTGATATTCTCTTGATGGAGAATACGCGCCAGCATGAAGGGGAAACAGAAAATGATGCTGAGTTTGCAGCGGCGCTCGCTGCGCTTGGTGAGGTGTATGTAAACGATGCCTTTGCTGCTGCTCACCGTGAACATGCGTCTACATATGGCGTGGCGAAGCTGCTGCCTTGCTACGCCGGCCTGACACTCGCCGAAGAAGTGACTCAGCTGCGTAAAGTCATGCAGCCGGCGTCACCATCGCTTTTCTTGCTCGGTGGGGCGAAGTTTGAGACCAAGATGCCGCTCATTGAGAAATACCTCAAACTCTACGATTATGTGTTTATCGGTGGTGCGCTCGCTAACGACATCTTCAAGGCTCGCGGGTTTGAAGTGGGGAAGTCTATGGTATCAGATGTGTCACTGAAGGATGCGCCATTTCTGAATGATTCCAAGCTCCTTGTGCCAATTGATGTGATTGTAGATGGTCCAAATGGCCGCGCCGTGAAGTCGCTTGAGCAGGTCGAGGCAGAAGATTCAATCTTGGATTGCGGACCGATGACCATTGATATGCTGGCAACGTATGTTGAAAAAGCGGCGACTATTCTCTGGAATGGACCATTTGGCGCCTACGAAATGGGCTACACGCAGAGTACGGAAATTACTGCGCGGCACATTGCAGCCGCCGATGGTTTCTCAGTAGTGGGTGGCGGTGATACAGTGGCAGCAGTAGAGAAGCTTCACATCAATGAACTGTTTGGTTTTGTCTCCATTGGTGGTGGTTCGATGCTGACTCTCTTAGAGCAAGGCAGCACCCCAGCAATTGATCTTTTAGAGTAA
- a CDS encoding HIT family protein, with the protein MSSIFSKIIAREIPGHFVFEDEHCVVLMDKFPAVPGQTLVVPKQETDYLFSLEDDLYQHLCGVAKRVARASDIVFKTVRTCMVVEGFEVPHVHLRLYPMTSTEHGLGQVMVQQAEAADETLAEQAKAIAAAIQ; encoded by the coding sequence ATGAGCAGCATTTTTTCAAAAATTATCGCCCGTGAAATCCCCGGGCACTTTGTCTTTGAAGACGAACACTGTGTGGTGCTAATGGATAAATTTCCCGCTGTACCAGGCCAAACCTTGGTGGTTCCCAAGCAAGAAACTGACTATCTTTTCTCCCTAGAAGACGATTTGTATCAGCATCTCTGCGGTGTCGCGAAGCGCGTCGCTAGAGCATCTGACATCGTCTTTAAGACAGTACGCACCTGCATGGTAGTAGAAGGATTTGAAGTACCGCACGTACACCTTCGCCTCTACCCGATGACTTCTACTGAGCATGGACTTGGTCAGGTGATGGTACAGCAAGCCGAAGCAGCCGATGAAACGCTTGCCGAACAAGCCAAAGCGATTGCGGCAGCGATACAATAA
- the recJ gene encoding single-stranded-DNA-specific exonuclease RecJ, which produces MADYLFPEAELSTDLLLPGISPLLNRLLRERGIDTPEAATIFLNPDYNTQLHNPFLLHDIDKAVERILRAMADGECIGIFSDYDCDGIPGAVVLHDLFKALKYDNFQNYIPHRHYEGFGLSTTAIDALKKDGVTLVITIDCGTSNVEEVVHANEVGVDIIITDHHEPEAELPAAVAVVNPKLGDYPFDGLCGAAVAYKLAQAVLEKAEHELTPGWEKWWLDMVGVATIADMVPLVDENRVLAHYGLQVLRKSRRPGLQQLLKKARIDQRYLTEEDIGFTIGPRINAASRMDTPEDAFQLLSETDVVKAGERVSHLEKLNTERKSQVALMTKDLHKRLKDVEEIPPVIVMGHTDWRPSLVGLAANKLAEEHNRPVFLWGIDGNGVYKGSCRSGGSASVVKLMQAIPEVFIEAGGHHASGGFSVKEEHIFTFGEKLNEACLALGDEAVVKNEVKVDAELSLNEVNQLLISELAKLAPYGASNPKPLFVFRNVTPSTVEVFGKAKDHTKLTFATENGRLEGIAFFREPAQFTQEPKTDMPCTVIAHVEQSFFMGRRQIRLRVVEVV; this is translated from the coding sequence ATGGCAGACTACCTATTTCCTGAAGCAGAGCTTAGTACTGATTTACTATTGCCGGGGATTTCGCCGCTTCTAAATCGCTTACTCCGCGAGCGCGGTATCGATACTCCCGAAGCAGCGACCATTTTTTTAAATCCTGATTACAATACGCAGCTTCACAACCCATTTCTTCTGCATGATATCGATAAGGCCGTGGAGCGTATTTTGCGCGCGATGGCAGACGGCGAATGCATTGGAATTTTTAGTGACTACGACTGTGATGGTATTCCTGGTGCGGTGGTACTGCATGATCTTTTTAAAGCGCTGAAGTACGATAATTTTCAAAACTACATTCCGCACCGGCACTACGAAGGGTTTGGGCTTAGTACCACAGCGATTGATGCGCTCAAGAAAGACGGCGTAACACTTGTGATTACAATTGATTGTGGCACCTCAAATGTCGAGGAGGTGGTTCATGCTAATGAAGTAGGGGTAGACATTATTATTACCGATCACCACGAGCCAGAAGCAGAACTTCCGGCGGCCGTTGCGGTGGTAAACCCCAAGCTTGGCGACTATCCCTTTGATGGACTCTGCGGGGCGGCGGTGGCATATAAGCTCGCACAAGCGGTGCTCGAAAAGGCGGAGCATGAGCTCACGCCGGGCTGGGAGAAGTGGTGGCTCGATATGGTCGGGGTGGCCACGATTGCCGACATGGTGCCTTTGGTGGATGAAAATCGTGTGCTCGCGCATTACGGACTGCAGGTGTTGCGGAAGTCGCGACGGCCAGGCTTGCAGCAGCTTCTCAAAAAAGCGCGGATTGACCAGCGGTATCTGACCGAAGAAGACATTGGCTTTACGATTGGGCCGCGGATCAATGCCGCGTCGCGGATGGACACCCCCGAAGATGCGTTTCAGCTTTTATCCGAGACCGACGTAGTGAAGGCAGGTGAGCGAGTGTCTCACTTAGAAAAATTAAACACGGAACGTAAGTCGCAGGTGGCACTCATGACCAAAGACCTTCACAAGCGGCTGAAGGACGTGGAAGAAATTCCACCGGTGATTGTGATGGGGCATACGGATTGGCGGCCATCGCTGGTGGGTCTGGCAGCCAATAAGCTTGCTGAAGAACACAATCGGCCAGTCTTTCTCTGGGGGATTGATGGTAATGGCGTATACAAAGGTTCGTGTCGCTCTGGTGGTAGCGCGAGTGTGGTGAAGCTGATGCAGGCCATTCCAGAAGTTTTTATTGAGGCGGGTGGACATCATGCGTCGGGCGGTTTTTCGGTGAAAGAAGAGCATATTTTTACCTTCGGTGAAAAGCTAAATGAAGCGTGTCTCGCGCTTGGCGATGAGGCGGTGGTGAAGAATGAAGTGAAGGTGGATGCTGAGCTTTCGCTCAATGAGGTGAATCAGCTGCTTATTTCAGAGTTGGCGAAGCTCGCGCCGTACGGCGCGAGCAATCCAAAACCGCTCTTTGTATTTCGTAATGTGACGCCGAGTACGGTAGAGGTATTTGGTAAAGCAAAAGATCACACCAAGCTTACCTTTGCGACCGAAAACGGTCGCTTGGAAGGCATTGCTTTTTTCCGCGAACCAGCGCAATTCACGCAAGAACCCAAAACAGACATGCCCTGTACGGTGATTGCGCATGTCGAGCAGTCGTTTTTTATGGGTCGCCGACAGATACGGCTGCGGGTAGTAGAGGTGGTCTAA
- a CDS encoding ribonuclease HI, translated as METATIFTDGAAKGNPGPGGYGAVVVIGDVVREYGEGKALTTNNEMELQAVVAALATLEDEVKKVTIYTDSKYVVEGATGWVFGWMRNGWKTKTGGDVLHQAIWQELVSLLKKVEVNWQKVPGHVGIIGNERADTIASDFGAGKPVSLYSGSKAGYEHDVDNVSYDKEKAAERSKARERSAAKAYSYVSMVDGKIETHKTWTECEARVKGKKGVRFKKALSPEEETAVIADFTNA; from the coding sequence ATGGAAACAGCAACTATTTTTACTGATGGCGCCGCTAAAGGAAATCCTGGTCCGGGTGGCTATGGTGCCGTGGTGGTAATTGGTGATGTGGTGCGTGAGTACGGTGAAGGTAAAGCACTTACCACTAATAATGAGATGGAGTTGCAGGCTGTAGTAGCGGCACTCGCTACACTTGAAGACGAGGTAAAGAAAGTCACTATTTACACTGACTCAAAGTACGTGGTAGAAGGCGCGACTGGCTGGGTGTTTGGCTGGATGCGTAATGGTTGGAAAACCAAAACTGGTGGCGATGTGTTGCATCAGGCTATTTGGCAGGAGCTCGTCTCACTCCTTAAGAAAGTAGAAGTGAATTGGCAGAAGGTGCCTGGGCATGTCGGTATCATCGGTAACGAACGAGCTGATACGATTGCGTCAGACTTCGGTGCGGGGAAACCGGTTTCGCTCTATAGCGGCAGTAAGGCCGGCTACGAACACGATGTCGACAATGTATCCTACGACAAGGAAAAAGCGGCCGAGCGTAGCAAAGCGCGGGAGCGATCTGCGGCAAAAGCGTATTCATATGTGAGCATGGTAGATGGAAAGATTGAGACACACAAAACCTGGACCGAATGCGAAGCGCGAGTGAAAGGTAAAAAAGGGGTGCGCTTCAAGAAAGCTCTATCGCCCGAAGAAGAAACCGCTGTCATTGCTGATTTTACAAACGCCTAG
- a CDS encoding ComEC/Rec2 family competence protein: MQARLFYTSLLACTLGVGLQTVHAFSAAAIMWLLLAAFVIAVVWRRRSFAPSAPYLLLVSIAFFATALGMMRMHLASEQFNRSPLASSLGEVVKITGVVVSEPTYSNRTQQLYVQTETDKILVSTDRFQSIVYGDVLTITGMLEQPAAFTTELGREFDYAGYLKARGVEYRVAFAEVDVSGEVAGNGLIRTLLAAKHWFMQSLERFIPDPSVGLGEGLLLGVKSALGDEIESDFRRTGIVHIVVLSGYNVMLVVSFIILCFSYFFPRTWRIVFAIVAIVLFALIVGLSATVVRASVMASLVLFAELLGRRYNVLRALLFAGVVMLIINPYLLLYDIGFQLSFMATLGLVLILPHFETVLASGGMLGIKDFLFSTIATQIAVLPLLMYHIGEVSVISVLVNVLVLPMVPLAMLLTFLTGVLGSLSVHVGVVFGYVATWSLQYILVVAHWFAALPFATLLVPEFSGRVVIAIYVMAIFGYWRLMQPNHVVSLPDVPNIEQSVFFRKN; this comes from the coding sequence GTGCAGGCGCGTCTATTTTATACATCATTACTCGCGTGTACACTCGGCGTTGGACTGCAGACGGTACATGCTTTTTCGGCAGCTGCCATCATGTGGTTGCTCTTGGCGGCGTTTGTGATTGCGGTCGTATGGCGCCGAAGGAGCTTCGCTCCTTCGGCGCCATACCTCCTGCTTGTCAGCATTGCGTTTTTTGCAACCGCACTTGGAATGATGCGAATGCATCTAGCTTCCGAGCAATTTAATCGCTCGCCTTTAGCCTCATCGCTTGGCGAAGTGGTAAAAATTACGGGTGTTGTGGTCAGTGAACCGACGTATTCTAACCGCACGCAGCAGCTGTATGTTCAAACTGAGACCGACAAGATACTCGTGAGTACCGACCGGTTTCAGTCGATTGTGTACGGCGATGTCCTCACCATTACTGGCATGCTTGAACAGCCAGCGGCATTTACTACTGAACTAGGTCGTGAGTTTGATTACGCAGGATACTTAAAAGCACGCGGTGTTGAATACCGCGTCGCATTCGCTGAGGTGGATGTGAGTGGTGAGGTGGCAGGTAACGGATTGATTAGGACGTTATTGGCGGCGAAGCACTGGTTTATGCAATCGTTGGAGCGTTTTATTCCTGATCCATCTGTTGGTTTAGGAGAAGGGTTATTGCTCGGCGTGAAGTCTGCACTGGGCGATGAGATCGAATCAGATTTTCGGCGTACCGGCATCGTACATATTGTGGTGCTTTCTGGATACAATGTAATGCTAGTAGTCTCGTTTATCATTCTTTGTTTTTCATACTTTTTCCCACGAACATGGCGTATTGTTTTTGCAATAGTTGCGATTGTGCTGTTTGCGTTGATTGTTGGATTGTCAGCAACAGTGGTGCGCGCAAGTGTAATGGCGTCGCTGGTTTTGTTTGCGGAGTTATTGGGTCGTCGATACAACGTACTGCGAGCATTGTTGTTCGCTGGAGTAGTGATGTTGATTATTAATCCGTATCTTCTGCTGTATGATATTGGGTTTCAGCTGTCATTTATGGCTACGCTTGGGCTGGTGCTCATCCTGCCACATTTTGAAACCGTGCTCGCCAGTGGCGGCATGCTCGGTATTAAAGATTTTTTGTTTTCAACTATCGCAACACAAATTGCTGTTTTACCCTTACTGATGTATCACATTGGTGAGGTTTCAGTGATAAGTGTTTTAGTAAATGTGTTAGTTCTGCCGATGGTGCCCCTTGCGATGTTGCTTACATTTTTGACGGGAGTCTTAGGCTCGTTGTCTGTGCATGTGGGGGTTGTGTTTGGGTATGTTGCTACCTGGTCGCTGCAATACATTTTAGTCGTGGCGCATTGGTTTGCTGCCTTGCCTTTCGCAACGCTGCTGGTGCCAGAATTTTCTGGTCGGGTAGTTATAGCAATCTATGTTATGGCAATATTTGGATATTGGCGTTTGATGCAACCTAATCACGTTGTGTCTTTACCAGATGTGCCAAACATTGAGCAGTCAGTGTTCTTTCGTAAAAATTGA
- a CDS encoding superoxide dismutase, producing MKYEPLTFTIPKLDGISEDTINNHLGLYQGYVKHVNLIQDKIAAYSNDPENNAFAIAEMQRRLGFEFGGMRNHEYYFAQFEEGAKPLPEGSLKHKLEEQWGSVDNWLARFKEIAKTRGVGWTMLYHDPHTDQLVQTWVDEQHMGQLADLDIILALDMWEHSYMRDYVSGDKGKYIDAFFKNLNWEVISGRLV from the coding sequence ATGAAATACGAGCCACTAACATTCACAATCCCAAAACTTGATGGTATCTCCGAGGACACCATCAATAATCACCTTGGTCTCTACCAAGGCTACGTAAAACATGTGAATTTGATTCAAGACAAGATTGCTGCCTACAGCAATGATCCCGAGAATAACGCCTTTGCTATTGCAGAAATGCAGCGTCGCCTCGGATTTGAGTTTGGTGGCATGCGCAACCACGAGTACTACTTTGCGCAATTCGAAGAAGGAGCCAAGCCGCTACCAGAAGGTTCACTCAAGCACAAACTTGAAGAGCAATGGGGATCCGTCGACAACTGGCTAGCACGTTTCAAAGAAATTGCAAAAACACGTGGTGTTGGCTGGACGATGTTGTACCACGACCCACATACCGATCAGCTCGTGCAAACCTGGGTAGACGAACAACACATGGGCCAACTGGCGGATCTCGATATTATCCTTGCACTTGATATGTGGGAACATTCATACATGCGCGACTACGTCTCAGGAGACAAAGGCAAGTACATCGACGCTTTCTTTAAAAACCTCAATTGGGAAGTCATCTCTGGCAGACTCGTTTAA
- a CDS encoding MBL fold metallo-hydrolase, whose protein sequence is MLSNTMLRIRTFVLLVLAAIVVTAWVPMVAVGRPVHQQYLQVAFLDVGQGDAVLITSPDGYELLVDGGPDMAVVRELAKKRSVFDRSIDMIIATHPDTDHVAGLIDVLRQYRVGLIIETASLYDTATAAAFQAAAVAEGARIITAQAGQEILLGASTTVRVLSPRGDSTNWETNTASVVVQVMYGDTEFILTGDASQGIEEYLVEKYGETLESEVLKLGHHGSDTSSSGLFLETVSPQYAVVSAGKDNRYGHPHEEVLLRAGEAGAQILSTAEDGTITFYSDGARVWVE, encoded by the coding sequence ATGCTATCTAATACGATGCTCAGAATCAGAACTTTCGTTTTGCTGGTGCTTGCTGCGATTGTTGTCACTGCTTGGGTGCCGATGGTTGCGGTCGGTCGGCCGGTACACCAGCAGTATCTCCAGGTTGCATTTTTGGATGTTGGCCAGGGTGATGCGGTATTGATTACGTCGCCGGATGGGTATGAGCTCTTGGTGGATGGGGGTCCAGATATGGCTGTTGTGCGTGAGCTCGCGAAGAAACGTTCTGTATTTGATCGGTCAATTGACATGATAATTGCTACGCACCCTGATACTGATCACGTCGCTGGTTTGATTGATGTGCTTAGGCAATATCGCGTGGGATTAATTATTGAAACTGCCTCCTTGTACGATACGGCCACGGCGGCGGCCTTTCAGGCCGCCGCCGTGGCCGAAGGTGCCCGTATCATCACTGCGCAAGCTGGTCAAGAAATACTACTTGGTGCATCAACGACGGTGCGGGTACTTTCGCCGCGGGGAGATAGTACAAACTGGGAAACCAACACTGCGTCAGTGGTGGTGCAGGTTATGTATGGTGACACGGAATTTATATTGACCGGCGATGCGTCGCAGGGGATTGAGGAGTATTTGGTTGAGAAATATGGTGAAACTCTAGAGAGTGAAGTGTTAAAACTTGGGCATCACGGATCAGACACGTCATCGTCTGGGTTGTTTTTGGAAACGGTATCGCCGCAGTACGCAGTGGTATCGGCAGGAAAAGATAATCGCTATGGCCACCCACATGAGGAGGTGTTGCTGCGCGCCGGCGAAGCCGGCGCGCAGATACTCAGTACGGCTGAGGATGGTACGATTACGTTTTATTCAGATGGTGCCCGCGTGTGGGTAGAATAA
- the rpmB gene encoding 50S ribosomal protein L28: MAKQCDITGKKTQIGGRYSNRTRATQFNPGGKISRQPNLQKRRIYVPEIDKTVTVKVSTAALRTIAKNGAYATLKKAGLI; encoded by the coding sequence ATGGCAAAGCAATGCGACATCACCGGCAAGAAGACCCAAATCGGAGGCCGCTATAGTAACCGCACCCGTGCGACGCAGTTCAACCCTGGTGGCAAAATCAGCCGTCAGCCAAACCTGCAGAAGCGACGTATCTATGTCCCTGAAATCGACAAGACCGTCACGGTGAAGGTTTCAACCGCTGCCCTTCGCACTATCGCGAAAAACGGCGCGTATGCGACACTCAAGAAAGCTGGTCTTATCTAG
- a CDS encoding site-2 protease family protein, translated as MGLEQIALIVALIISVIIHEMAHGYAANWLGDPTARLSGRLSANPLVHLDPLMSVILPGILIATHAPILFGAAKPVPYNPYNFTNQKWGEAMVAAAGPLANIVIAIVFALLVRSADVLALSDTFVSLSISIIFLNIFLAMFNLVPVPPLDGSKILGRLLPFGLAMKYDSFRRSMEQNAGLAFLLVIFLFVFVLSVPIYNLTYFLTTLLVG; from the coding sequence ATGGGATTAGAACAAATCGCGCTCATTGTCGCACTTATTATTTCGGTCATTATTCATGAAATGGCCCATGGCTATGCTGCTAATTGGCTTGGTGACCCAACCGCTCGTCTCTCTGGTCGTTTGAGCGCCAATCCACTTGTACATCTCGATCCGCTTATGTCAGTGATTTTGCCTGGTATTTTGATTGCAACGCACGCACCAATTTTATTTGGAGCTGCCAAACCAGTGCCCTATAATCCATACAATTTCACCAACCAAAAGTGGGGTGAGGCTATGGTGGCAGCTGCTGGTCCACTTGCAAACATTGTGATTGCTATCGTGTTTGCACTTTTGGTGCGTAGTGCAGATGTGCTGGCGCTCAGTGATACGTTCGTTAGTTTGTCAATCTCAATCATCTTCCTCAATATATTTCTGGCCATGTTTAACTTGGTACCAGTGCCGCCGCTTGATGGTTCAAAAATCCTCGGCCGACTTTTGCCATTTGGACTGGCAATGAAATATGACAGTTTTCGTCGAAGCATGGAGCAAAATGCTGGTCTTGCATTTTTGCTCGTGATTTTCCTTTTTGTCTTTGTGTTGTCGGTACCTATTTATAATCTCACCTACTTTTTGACTACACTGCTGGTCGGCTAA
- the rpsL gene encoding 30S ribosomal protein S12 — protein sequence MATIQQLTRKKRTDKARKSKRAALESGFNKIKNQPNSYFSPFKRGVCTRVTTKTPRKPNSAIRKIARVRLSNGQEITAYIPGIKHSLQEHSVVLVRGGRVKDIGVNYTIVRGKYDATGVAERRMGRSRYGAKKPKGE from the coding sequence ATGGCAACAATTCAACAATTAACCCGTAAAAAGCGAACCGACAAAGCACGAAAGAGTAAGCGTGCGGCTTTGGAGTCTGGATTCAACAAGATCAAGAACCAGCCAAACAGCTACTTCTCTCCGTTCAAGCGCGGTGTATGTACTCGTGTAACAACCAAGACCCCACGTAAGCCGAACTCAGCGATTCGAAAGATTGCTCGTGTTCGTCTCTCAAACGGTCAGGAAATTACTGCATACATCCCAGGTATCAAGCACTCACTGCAGGAACACTCAGTGGTACTTGTCCGCGGAGGTCGTGTGAAGGACATCGGTGTAAACTACACTATTGTGCGTGGTAAGTACGACGCAACTGGAGTAGCAGAACGCCGCATGGGTCGCTCACGTTACGGAGCCAAGAAGCCAAAAGGCGAATAA
- the rpsG gene encoding 30S ribosomal protein S7, whose product MRRPIKKRPTVSPDIVYGQVDIERLINYVMLRGQKETARKIVYGAFEIIKNDKEGGDPVEVFNTALRNAGPLMEVRSRRVGGANYQVPREVRPERRLALALRWIIAGARKQKGVPMHKALAKELLLAAKEEGEAVKKKEDTHKMAEANRAFAHFAW is encoded by the coding sequence ATGCGACGACCAATCAAAAAACGACCTACAGTGTCTCCGGACATTGTGTACGGTCAGGTTGATATCGAACGCCTCATCAACTACGTGATGCTTCGCGGACAGAAAGAAACTGCTCGCAAGATCGTGTACGGAGCGTTTGAAATCATCAAGAATGACAAAGAAGGCGGCGACCCAGTAGAGGTCTTCAACACCGCACTCAGGAACGCTGGTCCACTCATGGAAGTTCGCTCACGCCGCGTTGGTGGAGCAAACTACCAGGTACCGCGTGAGGTTCGCCCAGAACGCCGTTTGGCTCTGGCCCTCCGCTGGATCATTGCGGGAGCCCGCAAGCAGAAGGGAGTACCAATGCACAAGGCTCTCGCGAAGGAACTACTCCTTGCTGCTAAGGAAGAAGGTGAGGCAGTAAAGAAGAAGGAGGATACGCACAAGATGGCTGAGGCCAACCGTGCGTTCGCGCATTTTGCCTGGTAA
- a CDS encoding DUF2200 domain-containing protein, with amino-acid sequence MSSKQSNQKKPRIYTMSFAGVYPAYVAKAERKGRTKAEVDKIICWLTGHTKASLGKLLKIDTDIETFFKTAPKLNPKRKLITGVVCGVRVEDVPEKTMREIRYLDKLIDELAKGKEMGKILRE; translated from the coding sequence ATGAGCAGCAAGCAAAGCAATCAGAAAAAGCCCCGCATCTACACCATGAGCTTTGCTGGCGTATATCCAGCCTACGTCGCTAAAGCTGAGCGAAAAGGTCGCACCAAGGCCGAAGTGGATAAAATCATCTGCTGGCTAACCGGCCATACCAAAGCCTCACTCGGGAAACTCCTCAAAATCGACACCGACATTGAGACCTTTTTCAAAACCGCCCCAAAACTAAATCCCAAGCGCAAGCTCATCACTGGCGTTGTTTGCGGTGTCCGTGTCGAAGACGTCCCCGAGAAGACCATGCGCGAAATCCGCTATTTAGACAAGCTGATTGATGAACTGGCGAAGGGTAAGGAGATGGGAAAGATTTTGAGGGAGTAA
- a CDS encoding SRPBCC domain-containing protein, translated as MKTLIYNIDINVPVEKVWRTMLEKDTYEMWTTEFTPGSTYEGSWEGGSEIRFVDPAGNGMTSEIAENRLHEYISIRHLGMIVKGETEYEGATEWAPSYENYTFTEADGVTTVKIEMQSMPDYEAMFNDMWPRALMKLKEICER; from the coding sequence ATGAAAACACTTATATACAACATCGATATCAATGTGCCGGTAGAAAAGGTGTGGCGAACGATGTTGGAGAAGGATACGTATGAGATGTGGACCACGGAATTTACGCCTGGTTCAACCTACGAAGGGAGCTGGGAAGGGGGAAGCGAGATTCGGTTTGTCGATCCAGCAGGGAATGGAATGACTTCCGAAATTGCCGAGAATCGCCTGCATGAGTACATTTCGATTCGACACTTGGGAATGATTGTGAAAGGTGAGACGGAGTATGAAGGTGCGACTGAGTGGGCGCCATCGTACGAAAACTACACCTTTACCGAAGCTGATGGTGTGACGACGGTGAAAATTGAGATGCAGAGCATGCCCGATTACGAAGCAATGTTTAATGATATGTGGCCGCGAGCGCTTATGAAGCTCAAGGAGATTTGTGAGCGGTAA